gtgAAAAGCTCCCTAACTAACCATCTGTTGATCTAGTTCTTCCTAAATATAATCAAATTTCTCTCAAACAGAAACTCTTGCATTGACAGAATAAATGAGTCCAAATATTTGGTTTAATAGACCTTTGCTTtaattaatcaaataaaattaatctttctCCTGAAATGGAGTTTATATTTGTCTGTTCTATCTGCAATGTTTTTGAGGGATATTCATAATGTTTTGTATACTACAAAAAGCATAGctacttgtatttttattttaaacagctGGCCGGGGTATATaatcatatttgaaaaatgttcttaGTTGGGATGTCATTTCTAGGCTTTACTGGATTTTAGTATTCCTTATAAAAGGGAgcacattttggaaaatacacttcagaaacattttgattcACAAAAGTGTTAGGTATTCAGATTCTAATATGTGCTTTAAGTTTTTGGAAATTGATTTAGCTTCGGGTGGTATTTCAGGCTCAGAAACCCTAATCCTGAAAGATTGTGACATGAGATGACTGTTaaataaagaaagtgaagggctaTTGAGAAAAATGGGACAGACTGCTTACTAATGTTGACTACTAAAATTCCACGAAGAACTAGAAGAATTTGTTTCAACAAATGGTCATTTCACATTAGTCTCCCTTCTCCTATGGGTAGTAAGCATCATccacaaaaagtaaacaaataggactGCTTTTACTAAAAGTACCAATAGCTGAAAGAGAAATCTGTTGATGATTAAGGTATCTGAATAGTAATTCAGCACTGCTTTTCACTAGCCAATCAATTCCTGAGTGCACTTAAGCATTTATAAAGTTACAGTAACTTTGGCAGGAAATGACTTGTCCAAATCCTGACTTAGAAATTAACCTGTGATTTAATTTATCCCCTCAAATTATGCACTTGTGGTATATTGATGAATCATATTTATCAATtcctaaaataattatgtttgaatctataaaaattatatgtgtagATATAAAACACAAACTCCTACTTACAAATAATTAGCTTCCAGAATTGTATCTGGCAACTTTTAATGATCATGAATTTCCAGCTCATGTTTTGTCACGGTAATCTATTTATCACTGAAACAATTTTTGAGGCATTAGAGTCgtatttgaatatttcatattcAGCTTTTCAGTATTGCTGTCATCCATCTCGATATTCTCCTCGTTGCCAGGAGATGGCGCTGTGGGTTTTAAATCGCAAAACCAAAATCCCAAAGCTGATCTCAGCCCCTTCGAGTTTGTTTCTTGATTAGTGGAGACCAAGCAAGCCCTAAAAGTgttaacaatttttcttttttaaaactttagatgTTTTCCAACCTTCGCTAAACACAAGATTCGGTGGGGGGAGGACGTGTAACAGAAAAAAGTATATCACCTAGTCAGTGCAATTGAATGCAGAACATCCCAGTTAATTTTTCGAAACCCTTTTCACCAGCTTTCGTCTACCCCCATCCACACATTCTACATTGTTCTCTAGGGTTTCAGCAGTGCAGTGCAGGCAGCAAGTTTTTCCGCTCGCCTTAAAAGTCGCCATAATATGAAAGTTCCCGCAGGTGGAAGGTGAGCCCTTCGCTGGGGGGACCCACCTGCGCGCCCGCGTGGGGCGCACAGTCGCGCTGGAAAAAAACGGTTTCTCGGGCGATGAAGGTCCTCCTTCAACGTCTGTTCAAACTTAAGATAACTTGTCGGCTAACAATCGTGAAGATCaacctctttttatttaaaatagataaagacaaaaaagaaaaatcttcccGAAAGAACTTTATATCAACAGGTTTCCACACTTCCGCGGTCGAAGTTCTTGGAATCGCCAAATCTTTCAAAGCAATTGGAAGGCTGGGGCCTTGGGCTTACTGACAGTTACGTTTCAGCTCCCTTGGCCCCTGCACCCTCGCTGCCGTCCTCCTCATTAGCCCCGCCTGTCCCCAAGACTCGCATGGACCCATAGTATCTCTCTGCAGTGAGCTTTGTAGGACCTGGCGAACTGGGTAAGAAAATACTGGTAACAAAAGGCTTGACTTCAGGAGCTCGTTGGGCTTCCATTTCTCTGCCAGCGGGTTGATCCTGAGCTCCCAAACCCCGAAAGGGCGCAGGATGATAACTCTCGGCTGTGCAGGCTTCAAGCTGACCCAAGTGCCACCCACCAGACAGCTTGGGGCGGGCGAGGGGCTGAGACAGGCAAGTGCAACTTCAAGGTCAGCACGCCTCCGACCCCGGCTGGAGAGCGGCCAAAGGTGCCCAAGCCTGGAGCGAAGAGGGGTGCACCTTGCTTCTACGGCGCGGGATCGGGTACTTCACCTTGTGGGAAGATGTGCCTTTGGGGTCTCCTGGGACCCAGCCAGACTGGACTTCTTCGAGGCCGGTAAATGCCTCCCGCAGAGGGGTCCCATCACTCTCAGAGGATTTGCTTTTCCAGAGCAGCTCTCAAGCGAAAGTTCATGTCATTTTTGCCAaactttgcttttactttttagaatGTTCTCAAGTAGATaaattgaaacacacacacacacacacacacacacggacaagCCTCCCTTTGAGGaaacacacagatacacaaaTCCCAGTGTTCCGTGTTCTCCAACTTTTTAATCTAGGTAAGCAATAAACTGTTTATCGGGGCTATAGACATAACAAAGAGGGACTCCAGGCTTTCCTCTTGAAAAGTAGATTAGATTGTGTTCCGTTCTGATTTTATTTAGGTTCCTATTTCAAATTTCAAGCAAAGATTAATAACAAATCTAAAGACGATCACTAACAAATTTAAgtgtgacttaaaaaaattagtttggtCTGAAGCTCATTTCAGTGCAGTGCTGCTtgctattttagaattttttcaatGCCATAGGTTTGTTCCCTCCTGCAGTTGGTAACAAAACTGTATTCATCTTTGTACAACATGCTCTGTCGCCTGTAAACTTGGTGTCCAACACTCGGCCAAGAACGTTCCTTGTGCTGATGTTTGTGGGCCAACGGGCACTAAGCCAACCATCCCAGCACCCCAAGGGCTTCTGCCGGGTGTTTCCGGGGGCGGCGAGCACGGACCTGCCTGCCGAGGGGCCTGAGCTTCTCCTGCCAGGCTGCCGGCAGAAGAGACGAAACAGTCCCTACATTTCTTGTCCCACAATTACTGGGTAACTCACAGTGACCTCTGAATAAGCACCGTCAGAAAACCTCACTTGCATTGCTCATTCTCTGGGGTCATCTCTGAGTCAGGAGATTTCGCCCAGGGCTAACTTCCCAGCCTTTCATGCCAAGGAACCGGAATGtgtttattttggctttttctCTGCTACTCTGTCAGCCTGCTAGTTACACCGGGAGCCCAggccctccccctcacccccccccacccccgtttctTGCCAAGAACAAAGTTCAAGTGCACAAATTTCCTGAGCTCCTGCGCCCAGAGGGCACCAAGTGAGCAGCTGACGTCAGCCCTCCTCCGCCAGCCTGAAACCAGGCGGAGGGTTCCCACTCAAGTGAGGAGGAGAGCCCAGCCGGTGACTTAGGGCTGAGGACGATTACACCAGGTAACGAGAGGCCAGGCAGATGTGTTTTCATTGCCCTGTGAGATAAATGCAGTGTTAAGTGCCTGACAACTTCCCAGAAGCAATCAGCAAACGTTTACGAGTGCATAAACCTCAAAGACCATTCCCCGACGGTTGTTACAAGGCCCACATTTAGAGCTTCTATAAATTCTCCGGCagtttcccaaaactaaatttcCAGTATCTATTAAGCAGTCACCTCCTCCGGGGAGACCTGGAGGATTTTCTCGAACCGCTAAAAAAGGACGTTTTTGCCCCCTACTGAATGAAATAAAGTTGTGCAAAAGTTTGTTCCCAGAAGTTTgggtgagtggggggagggggagggaggaaggagaagagtgtGGAGGTGGGGTCGCGGAAGGCCATGAGACGCCCTCCCGTGCAGAGTTATCTGAAAACGGTGAAGGACAGGAAGCCGACGGGGGTCCCAAGTCTAAGCCGGGGCTGGAGGCGCCTGGGCGGCTTTCTGTGGTTACCTCTGCAGGGCATTCCGGAAGGCCCTCGCAGGGCACGGCAAAGCCGGAGCTACCACCTGGCCCGGGAGAGGAAGGTCCTTTGCCCTTCCAGGGCCTACTGACTGGCCGGCAGGAGTCCCACTgaaaagcaggctggatgaagaaCCGAGTCAGACTCCCGTGTGTGTCTCCACTTCGCCCAGAGCCACAACGGTGGCAGCCTCGGTCCTCCGAGGACTTTGAATAAGTTAGTGTCAGGCACACTCGACTCAACTACACGTTTATAGAGAACCTTTGTTTACTATCCCAGTGGGGGTAGGGGCTgccaattgaaaaataataacaagagcATGTCTTTAGTTTCCTAAAGGGAGAGGTTAACAGCTGGGAGCGCCcgggaagggagggtggaaggaaagCGGTGAGCGAGGGCTTTGGGGTCCCCAGTGAGACTCGTGGGCTGGCTCAAGCTTCCCAGAACCGCGAGCCTGGGTCCCAGGCTGGAACGCCTTCCGCAGCCCTCGTGCTGTATGTCAGTCTTTGGGTCCCAGTAAATCCTAAGGCGCGAAGGTAACCGACGACGGCGAAGTATTTCTGTCCCCCTGAGACTGAATCTCAGgcaattattttgaaaagataccGCGGGTTATTCATCCCTTCCAGGTGACAATGCAGAAGCTTCTGCGTCTCCCTCACTCTTCCTTTATGAAATAAGGCGCCCAACTGTTCTGATATTACCATTCAAAAACAGGTTTTGTGGCGAAACTCATTTGTGAATCTATTACAGAGATTAATagattatttctccttttttcaacTAATTCTCAGTTGGGAAATTTAACCATATGGTAAGGAGAGAATTAGAATTTCATCACATTAGAGCAAAATGTAATGAAAAGAGTCCAACACCTGGGGCCAACTCAGAAAGCCACAATTAAAAGGTTTTTAATGAAACCAGAGAAACCAAAAATTTCATAGGCTTCAGTAATTCTGCCACATAAGAAAGATTTATTGGAGGTGTTGGGAAATATTGTTTTTACTTATGTCAGAAGGATGAACACCAGCCGCTAAATACCATGTGCTCCTAGACACGCGACTCGGGGACGGGAGGACGGCGTGTACCACTTCCCATCCGGAGAGGAGCGCTGTGCGCGCAGACCCCCCTTCAGCGGCCCTCCCCgagcagccaggcagggccagaTGTCCCCGAATGGCTTCCCAGCCCTGGCGGTTACGTTTCGGGCAAATCAGTATGCACAAATGCCCCGACTTGGGGTGGGAGAGGATTTGACTCCTGCTTAAATTGATTATTCTGAAACCTCGGGATATTAATCTGGTAGAAAGTTTGAGAAATCAGTTCCTTGCTATTTAGGAGATCGTGTACTTCAGTCACCATCACTGTAGCAGTTATTTGGAAAGCGTCGCAAAGACACCCCCACCCCTTTAACCGAATGGGTTGCATAGGCGAtttgctcttcatttttctcccccccccaccccccaatcccGGTTGGAaatgggcggggggtggggtggaaataaGGCAGTGTGTTTAAGAGGGACGATTGCTTTGCTCTCTTACTAGCTGAGAATCTAGGGTGAATTTTGGGCAAGTCAGTGGGgacaccagccccccaccctgcaaAGTCCCATCTCCAAATCCAGACCAGTGTCATCCTATGAACATGAGCGTAGTATAATTCTCGGGGGAAGGATAATTTAGCACAAGATGAGGCAGCAGTGGTGAGGGAAGGacagtgggggtaggggtggggtgggggtgggggctgtgggagggagcGTAGGCTTTCCACGGGACTCCCAGGCTTCGCCGCGGATCTACAATTTGCTGAAGGAGCAAAGAACATCCTCGGCTCTAAGTAGGGCTTTTAGTGTGCTCATTGATGAGTGAAAGTCGCCACACATGTCAAGCTAAAGGCAGTTGTTGGGTTACTAACAGGACCCAGCGCCTTGCAAACATATGCGCTAAGCTGTGTATACAGATGGCAGGCAGAATAACAGAGCAGGCGCCTTTTATAAAGCTCTAGCTGCTGCCTGTCTTCAGACCTGGGAAAGGAAACTATTCAGACTCGCGGCCAGATAGCGCCTGCGATTGTTTGTTACCGTTTTAATCCTATTAATTAAAACGTTAACCTGATTGGGTAGAAAGCGCTGTCCCAACAGGCGAGTCTTCTTCATAATAACCTACTCAGAGATAATGATGTAAAAGACTCCCCCGTCTGTGGCGGCGGCTGGTTGATGGGTCCGGAAATCTCTTGAAGGTGAATCCAAGCAAGATAAACGGTGCGGAGAGGAGGCGCGGGGCTGGTCTCAGAGCTGCGGCGGCTCCACTCCCTCCGCGCCCACCCTCCCACCATGCGGGGCCGCGGCCCATGGTGAGCCCCAGCAGCCAGCACCATCGGCTGGAGacgaagaagaagaggaggaggaggaggcgaaCGCGGGGGAAGgcgaaaaagaaaaagaaggggagagggcTGCCAGCAGCACCGGGACCGACGCGCGCACCAGCTCCGGAGCCCGGCTCGGGCGCGTCTTCCGCGCCGCCTGACTCGCGAGCCGAGGAGCCGGCGGCCCGCGCTGCGGGCCCGGGCTGCGCGCCGGCCCCGGACCATGGAGCGCGGGCTGCACCTCGGCGCGGCCGCAGCGGGCGAAGAGGACCTCTTCCTACCCAAGAGCCTAAGCGCCTCCACGGCCAAGCGCTTGGAGGCGTCTTTCCGCTCCACGCCCCCAGGCATGGACCTGTCCCTGGTGCCGCCGCCCCGAGAGCGCCCGGCGTCCTCCTCCTCGTCGCCCCTGGGCTGCTTCGAGCCGGCTGATCCcgagggggcagggctgctgctgccgccgccggggggaggcagcggcggcggcgcgggaggtggcggcggcggcggcggggtgGGCGTCCCCGGGCTGCTGGTGGGCTCTGCTGGCGTTGGGGGCGACCCTAGACTGAGCAGCCTGCCGGCTGGGGCCGCCTTGTGCCTCAAATACGGCGAGAGCGCGAGCCGGGGCTCGGTGGCCGAGAGCAGTGGTGGCGAGCAGAGCCCCGACGACGACAGCGACGGCCGCTGCGAGCTAGTGCTGCGGGCCGGAGGCGCCGACCCGCGGGCTTCCCCGGGTGCAGGAGGCGGCGGCGCCAAAGCTGCGGAGGGCTGCTCCAACGCCCACCTCCACGGAGGCGCCAGTGCCCCCCCAGGGGGCCCCGGCGGCGGTGGCGGGGGTGGCAGCAGCGCGGGAGGTGGTAGCagtagcaacagcagcagcagcagcagcagcaagaagtCCAAAGAGCAAAAGGCGCTGCGGCTCAACATCAACGCCCGCGAGCGCCGGCGGATGCACGACCTGAACGACGCGCTGGATGAGCTGCGCGCGGTGATCCCTTACGCGCACAGCCCCTCGGTGCGCAAGCTCTCCAAGATTGCCACGCTGCTGCTGGCCAAGAACTACATCCTAATGCAAGCACAGGCCCTGGAGGAGATGCGGCGCCTCGTCGCCTACCTCAATCAGGGCCAGGCCATCTCGGCCGCCTCGCTACCCAGCTCCGCGGCGGCCGCTGCGGCGGCCGCGGCCCTGCACCCGGCGCTGGGCGCCTACGAGCAGGCTGCGGGCTACCCGTTCAGCGCGGGGCTGCCCCCCGCCGCCTCCTGCCCAGAGAAGTGCGCCCTGTTCAACAGCgtctcctccagcctctgcaAACAGTGCACGGAGAAGCCTTAAACACACCCCTGAGAAACACAAAACCGACCCAAAAgctagaggaaagggaaaagctgcccccaccccctttattCTCCTGGTAGTTCTGAAACACTTGCAGAGCAAAGAAAGCAGAGGCGAGGACTGGAGACGCAGCAGAGACAAACGGGACTTTAGCCTTGACATCCCCAGAATTTCGgtctttggggtggggagggagggaggagggaggtggagttGGGCTGAAGTATGGATgtcttttttctcagaaaagtggAAACTTTGGTGGCAGCCTAGACCGCGAGGAAGCAGAGTTTTCCTTTAAGGTTGAACATAAGTTGAGAAGCAGTCGCTTGGTTATAAAGCGTGGAGAATATTAAATGGCAAAATACTAATCCTactaataattgtgaatttggcTAGTgctgagggggaa
This DNA window, taken from Phyllostomus discolor isolate MPI-MPIP mPhyDis1 chromosome 7, mPhyDis1.pri.v3, whole genome shotgun sequence, encodes the following:
- the BHLHE22 gene encoding class E basic helix-loop-helix protein 22, with product MERGLHLGAAAAGEEDLFLPKSLSASTAKRLEASFRSTPPGMDLSLVPPPRERPASSSSSPLGCFEPADPEGAGLLLPPPGGGSGGGAGGGGGGGGVGVPGLLVGSAGVGGDPRLSSLPAGAALCLKYGESASRGSVAESSGGEQSPDDDSDGRCELVLRAGGADPRASPGAGGGGAKAAEGCSNAHLHGGASAPPGGPGGGGGGGSSAGGGSSSNSSSSSSSKKSKEQKALRLNINARERRRMHDLNDALDELRAVIPYAHSPSVRKLSKIATLLLAKNYILMQAQALEEMRRLVAYLNQGQAISAASLPSSAAAAAAAAALHPALGAYEQAAGYPFSAGLPPAASCPEKCALFNSVSSSLCKQCTEKP